A single window of Crassostrea angulata isolate pt1a10 chromosome 8, ASM2561291v2, whole genome shotgun sequence DNA harbors:
- the LOC128158762 gene encoding uncharacterized protein LOC128158762 gives MDPRTTAQDVHRCDLCETAIVHSYCDFCHVNLCKPCVVDHISDGYDKHKIVPFQKRRSTLIYPKCEIHPHKNCEFQCKDCNNILVCSYCTASEQHRGHIFVDISTVYKAQTENIEKDTEELVNTISPTYEEIARDLENQLANLDGGYEKLTTTMSKQGEQWHREVDIIINKMKTEINKIKVKHRDILQKHLDEIKQIQSLIKQTLLAIKEIEKSTEVSPAIKYNSKIREFSKLPPKIEVPLPKFIPKPIDHEKLYSLFGQITPLSTATEGRNLSLNQPTTSVRELLDEPELVATIQTGHEKLRNVTCLNDGSIWTSGETNDIKCFNTKGLLLQTIKNKSGKYPNDIAVDSDGHLLFTCGATRTVNKERNGQTEELIRLRGRLPSQLCVTSTGDLLVTMYSDDGTQFRVVRYSGSTEKQTIQFDDKGKPLYSGNFNTKYITENRNHDICVADWEDRAVVVVNQDGKLKWRYTGHPSVTKNISFKPFGIITDSQSRILTADSDNHCIHILDQNGQFLRYIDNCDLKDPYGLCADNNGNLFLCEFYKGNVKKIKYSK, from the coding sequence ATGGATCCCCGTACTACTGCCCAGGATGTGCAccgatgtgacctttgtgagaccgccatagtccacagctactgtgacttttgtcatgtCAACCTCTGTAAGCCCTGTGTAGTAGATCACATCTCTGATggatatgacaaacataaaatagtccCTTTTCAAAAACGTAGATCAACTCTCATTTATCCAAAATGTGAAATACATCCAcacaaaaattgtgaatttcagtGCAAAGATTGCAACAACATTTTGGTTTGTTCTTATTGTACTGCATCTGAACAACACAGGGGACATATTTTCGTAGATATATCAACTGTTTACAAGGCACAGacagaaaatattgaaaaggaTACAGAAGAGTTAGTAAACACTATTTCTCCTACATATGAAGAAATTGCACGCGACCTGGAAAATCAGCTTGCCAACCTGGATGGAGGATATGAAAAACTTACAACAACAATGTCCAAACAAGGAGAGCAATGGCACAGAGAAGTTGACATCatcatcaacaaaatgaaaactgaaataaacAAGATAAAAGTGAAACACAGAgacattttacagaaacatttggatgaaatcaaacagatacaGTCTCTCATAAAGCAAACACTACTGGCCATTAAAGAAATTGAGAAATCCACCGAAGTATCTCCTGCCATTAAATACAACTCTAAGATCAGAGAGTTCAGCAAGCTTCCACCCAAGATTGAGGTACCACTGCCAAAATTCATTCCAAAACCGATAGACCACGAGAAGCTGTATAGTTTGTTTGGACAGATCACCCCGTTATCTACTGCTACTGAAGGAAGAAACTTGTCATTGAACCAACCTACCACTTCAGTCAGAGAACTACTGGATGAACCCGAGCTTGTTGCCACAATACAGACTGGGCATGAAAAACTACGCAATGTGACCTGTCTAAATGATGGTAGCATATGGACAAGTGGAGAGACCAATGATATTAAATGCTTCAACACTAAAGGTTTACTCCTTCAGACAATCAAGAACAAATCAGGTAAATACCCCAATGATATAGCTGTAGACAGTGATGGGCATCTACTGTTTACTTGTGGGGCAACAAGGACAGTGAATAAAGAAAGGAATGGACAGACAGAAGAGTTGATCAGATTACGGGGAAGGCTGCCTAGTCAGCTGTGTGTCACCTCTACTGGTGATCTCCTGGTTACCATGTACAGTGATGATGGAACTCAATTCAGAGTTGTCCGTTACTCTGgatccacagagaaacaaacaattcaatttgatgatAAAGGTAAACCTCTGTACTCAGGGAATTTTAATACTAAATACATCACTgagaacagaaaccatgacatATGTGTAGCTGACTGGGAGGATCGTGCTGTAGTGGTGGTTAATCAGGATGGGAAACTCAAATGGAGGTACACCGGTCATCCCTCAGTTACCAAGAACATATCATTTAAACCTTTTGGTATCATAACAGACAGTCAGAGTcgtatcctgacagcagacagtgacaaccattgtatccacatcctggatcaaaATGGACAGTTTCTCCGTTACATCGATAACTGTGATCTGAAGGATCCTTATGGTTTATGTGCGGACAATAATGGCAATCTGTTTTTGTGCGAATTCTACAAAGGCAAcgtaaagaaaatcaaatactcaaaataa